The following is a genomic window from Patagioenas fasciata isolate bPatFas1 chromosome 1, bPatFas1.hap1, whole genome shotgun sequence.
atgcTGGAGGAAAGTATTTTTTCTCCCCTGATGTTGAGAAAGGAAAACTATGTGTTTCCATCATTGTCACAGACTAACAGAGTCCTGTTCCTCAGGAAGAGTCAGCAGTTTGGAGCTCTGATGACTGAAAAGCTAGAGGATGCTGCCAGAAGCCAGGTATTGCCTTGTAAGGGCCATCCAGAAAACAGGACTGCTAGGCTAAGGTGCTGTTTATTTCAATATAATTTCACTTTGCTGAGGCTCTCACTTAGTTGGTCAAACCTGAAAATAGGAAACTGATTTGCCTGAGGACTCATTGCAAAGAGGCAagggtgaggctgcaccagaaCGCCTTACTCCAAAACTGTGATCAAACCTCACTGCTCAGCTGCCGTCAGACACTGGCATAATCTCATCTCATGGTGTGAAGAAGTGACTTCATAGGTGCCTGGGAAACTTCTGCTTGGCTTTTCTTCATACCCGAAGCTCCCATAGTATGAGTTTGAACAGCTCTTCCTTGCACTAGGTGTTCTCTGCTTTGTGATGGGGATACATGTGCTTTTGTCTAGTGTCTTTGGAGGGCTTGAAAGGGTGGCCCTGTTCAGTCCGTGGCTATTCCACACCAAGAGGAGCTGGTTCCCAGATTGAAACAAAGCTGGAAGAAGTTGAAGTGGGGAGGGCAGATGAGACAGCAGAGTCCTGCTGTACGTGATAGCCTACTGCAGGGGCTCCTCACCTAAGCTGCTGGCAAAAGGAGACGGAGCAGGTGGATCCGTTCATTCCCTTCCTGGCTTCTTGGGGTCCTGAAGACTCCCACCAGCCATTGGTGCTACAAGTTACCCTGACAGAGACACTGGTTTGCTGTTTGAAGTTCAGTCTTCTGGGCAAGAGAGCGGTGTGGACTTGCTGTCCAGACAGTCCACACGGCTTGCTGGCTGCTGTCATTTTCTGTGTCTCCTTCCCCCTGTCTCTGTTCTTCCCCACCCCTGATCTACCTGGTCTCTCCCCTGTCTAAAAGGAGCCCATTTACTTGTATACTCCCAAGTCGGGGAACACCGGCATCACACTCTGGACTGCGTTTGTGTAGATATGGGTGAGTCACTGCTGCTTTTGGGGCCCACTTTGAGACTTCTTGCAGGAGCAacaacagaaaggccaggctgctACCACGGAGGTGGCTTGGCCACCACTGGAGCAGCAGGAGCCATCGATTGCTGTCTTGGGTTTGGGTTAATTGACAACATGTGTGGTACATCTGGCCAGCATGGGAATGGGGGACACAGGAAGGAAGCAGAGAGCAATTTTTACTAGCAGTCCTGGGCCATTTGGTTGTCTCCCTAGGATAAATACAACCTGCCATCTGAAGATCCCTTCAGAGTGGAGCTCTAAACTTAGTtgtctctgcagctccatcacctcTTGAGAGAGTGCCACAGCCCTGTCATCACCAAGGAGGCCACCTGGGAATGGCGTTTTACAGTGAGCAGCCACTCCGTACACCACATAGATACTCCAAGGAGCAGAGACCAATGCTTAGACCTCACATGCCCAACTCATTTGCAGCTTTGCCTCTTCTATTTTTCTTAATGAAGTTAACCATTgaatccttttatttttccactcGGTAGtgtcacagcttcagcagaagtggGGCAGGCTGTTGCCCCATACAAGTGAGGAGCTTGATTTTTCAAGTATTCCTCCAGGCAGTAAGAGATGTTAGGCTGAATCTCTACAGGCCCACACATCCCCTTCCAACCACTTGAGCAAAAACCAAAACTGTTGGTAGGTCTTACAAGGCTGTCATGGGCCTTAATCTGAAGGAGCAGCCAAAGGTGGTGATGTTCAGGGTGGATCCAAAGTGGGAAGAGCCACCTCTGCTCTTCTGACAGCCTTAGTGTTTCCTCTAGGTGACTCCACACAGCTCCTTGCCGTGTACGCTGGCTGGTTTGCATCCACGCCTGAAGCTTCCAGCTCTCCCCATTTTCCCCACAGGGCCACAGATTTCAAGTGGCTCAAAGCATGTCACCACAATGCCTCCTATTTAGGTGCCCAAATCCTCTGCTGGATCTTGCTCAGGACTTGTCTGAGCATCGTGTCTGCCTTTCTGCACTTTCAGCAAAGCTGTGCGAAAACCACTTTCAGGAGAAGATAGGAAGTTCAGTCAAATCCATAGGAATCATGGTCAAAGTTTCCTTTCACTTTTCTCATTAGAAAATTCTACTATGGCTGTTTCTTTACTATCCAAGTTTTCCCATAAGTGCTGCATCTCAAATGAttctggagcagcagcagacGTAACATTTTTTCCATCATTGACCGTCCTTTGTTGTGAAGTTGTCCCAGAATCTGTTGAAGGCAGGTCAGCATCGGCATTTGCCACCGTACTAGGACTATGAAAGCTTGGTAAACTCCATCGTTGAAGGTTTCTCTCCGGATCTGTTATGAAACCGGCTATGTTACTACCAGGGGGTTCATGTTTGGGCTCCCCTATCACAGTAGGAAGCGATTGATGCACATCAGAGCTTGAGAGGTAGGTAGTaatttctggggggaaaaaaggatggTCCAGAAGAGACACATTTGCCTCAGTGAGGCTcctctggagcttctcttctggcATGCTTGCCGTGTGCTCTGTCTGCAGATCTGGTCTGCCCAGCACATCAGGTGCTTTCTCCTCGGCTTCAGAGATGACGACCTCAGGAACTGGCTTAATTGTCTCAGATGAGATGTCACTGTCACTGCACTGTGTCTCGTTCCTTGAGGTTTCTGTTATGGGTCCAAGATCTCTGCTACTATGAAGTCTGTTACTTCTGTCAACTCCTTCGTGTTTCTTCTTGAAGCTTGAGGTAGAGTGTCTCCCTCTTGTGTGCATTTCCTGCAACCGTCTGATGTGGCCCTTTTCATCTGCTGGGAAAAACACTGAATTCTCGCTTGTCTGCCGACTGTAGCGCCGGTGAGATGGTGACGAAGGACCCTCGTGGACACTGAGGAATCTCTTGACTCTTCTCAGCACTGATCGTTGTCTTCGGTGTTTCTCCTCTTCCCAGGGCCACTCTTCCCCATAGAGGAATTCAGTATCAGCCAACCTGCCAAATAAAGCCAGATAGTAGGTGTCATGTACAGACAGGAAGCATGCGGTCTATGTACACATATATCCTGTTGTCTCAGCAGGAGCTCAAGCCCTAGTGTGTCCCCAAGGAAGGGCATGGAAGGGGTGAAAAAGGGGCAAGGGTGTCAGGAAATAGTGCTTGAGCTtttggactggctggatcacCCAGAAAGCTCTCATGTCTTGGTGTCTCTTCTCCTGACGACCAAGCTGTAAGGGCATTCAGGCAGGCACCTGGTCCCATTTCATATTTGGGCTGCagccctctgcagcagctctgcatgcTTAGGTTTGTATTTATGGTGAGTGAAAGGGGAGAAAGAAACCCTGCTCAACCTATAGGTACTTTTTCACAAGAACCTTTCAGCCAAAAATAATGACAATGGAAAAGCTGCTCCTGGAAGTATAGTGTGATGGTTTCAAAAAATGTTGGAATTACTCAGATGGCCAAATCTCACTTACTTCTGGGGCATGACAGTGTGTTTGAAAGTCCCTCCTGTACCTGGTACTCTTCTCCTGCCCAGCTTCTTTGGTCATGAGAACAACTATTGCTTCATCTTCCAGGCAATTCAGTACATATTACTGACTTGGTGCACCCCAGAAGACAAAGCAAACTGGCCCACTGGGACATGTCCTAAGGGCAAGGATGGCAAAGGGGCTTGGGCCAAATCTGAGGTGAGAAGCACATGGAGGCTTCATTGATCTGGAGGGACAGAGGAAATTCTTCCAGCATATGTGAAGATGTTGGCTTGAGGGGACTGGAGAAGACTTTGGATTTGGGCTCAAGTTTTATATATTTGCTTTGGACTTGAATCTTGTTTTTAAAGTCTGCATAAGAACTACCTGCTATTTTTAGAGAGATGAACAGAGAAACagttcagagaagaaaataattaataaaaaagtCAACACATCAGAACTGCTTGCATTTCACAGGGCCTAACATGGAGCTATTTTTCATTCACTCCTCCTTCGATTTTTTTGTGTGAAATGCTTCTTACTAAAAAATTGTTTGCGGAATTAATaatgtttcttcctttcttcaccACTTTTTCCCCTCCTAGGAATTGCAGTAAAGCATTTTATATTCTATGGGCTTTTCTTCCTTACtgttttacttcttttcttttgGCCATTTTATAGTTTTTCCAAAGGGAAATAAATTCTGAAAAGGCTGTGTGTGATAAAAGGAACTCGTATAAACCATCGTTCTTTGTAccagaatgcatgcaaaaatggaaaaatgaaaggaataaaaataagaaaacaccaGTTTCTAAGCCAAACGAAGCAAAAAATTAAGCACCTTTTATTTTGACAAAGGCTGGAAAACCTTGGAAAAACAGAGAAATTCTTGAGATAagttttaaagttaaaaaaatgGCTACTCTAaagttttaaaaaagattttCAGATGAAAAGGTCTACTTGCCCTGTTGTTTGTTCAGGCAGTGGTATTTGGTTTGTGGTGGTATTTGCACTTGCTGGCCTATTCATACAGCATGTCATGAGTGTTTAAACTCAACGGCTTCTTAGCTGACTGGCCTATCACTGATTTCTGATATAGGTCCTGACAACATGGGGAAATCCTGTATCCTCTATACGTTTCTTTATAATGATAGTTCTTGTGTTGATCTCTGCAATTAACTGATTTTCTTTATCTCTTCACAAAATCTGGTTGCTCCAACTTCCATGCCTAGATTGTTAGCCAATGAAAAGTCATACAGCATTTAAGATAATTTCTTGTTTATCTTCACAAAACTCTGGACTGGTTTTAGCCATCATCTGCTGACAAGTAAAGGAATATCTATTTTGCTAGTTAGAGGATGTATGAAAAAGAGGTAGTACATAAAAAATCATTAAGGAAAGTCAGTCGCTGCCTTAAGGTACCACCCTGCACTCAGAGACTATCAACAAACCCGCCCTGCAAACGTACTCtattttttaattacacaatTTAAGCAATGGGTGCACAATTTGTATGAGCACATGGACCACTGGAGACATCATCACACCCACACCAGCCTCTTCACGCCCTCCCAGTAGCATCACTGGTGatgatgctgagggtggtgattTTTTTGACTGTGTTAAGGACCCTTAGTGCCACTCACCCCATTTCAATAGTTGATCCAAGGAATGAAGGAATACAGTAATCAGCAGCTGCTTTTGTGTAAGGTGGCCGGGCAGAGGAATCATTCCAGTAAATATCTTTCTCCATCCTTGGTAAGTTCATGTGCATCTCGTCCACCGCCAGAAGTGAGACCTTAGATTTTTTTGGTATAAATCATGTCACTTTCAACATAGTACAGTATACAAAATAATCTGCTTTGTATTCCTTGGGTCAACACTTCTTTTAGAAGCCCTTTAAAATAAGCTGTGTATGCTGGCATGGGCATTGCGAAAAGACTCAGTATTATAAAATACACCCCTTATACCCTCCTATATTCACCAAAGCATAAATTTTATTGTAACTTGAGTCTTCgatgctgcaaagatatttgtgtcAGATTTAATTCCTTTCCTCACACATGATGTAGTTAAATGGATTTATGACCCTCCATGTTCTATGGGAAGTCTGTGTAGAGTATAAGCTGTGCTTCTTAAAATGTCCAGAGTTTGAGAAGCTTTCTGACACACTTTGTCCCCATTTTAAGATATTCAAAACCAAATATATGGCGATCCTGTTCTAGGGCCTTCCAATATATTTTATACGAGGAGCTCTGAGGCACCATAGCACAAGCAGCCTGAAGTGGTGTTAAGCCAGAGAGCATCTTCAGCAGCAAGGAGGCCTTTCCCACCCCCATACATACCTGCATGACTTGGTTTGCTTCATATGCTGGTTTGTTTGCCCTGCCCTGGCTCTCTCTAACACCTGGGCTCTGCTTTGCAGGCTCAGCGGTCCCCAGCAGACGTGGGGTCTGAGAGCAGCTCAACCTTATGTTTGGTTCTACCTGCAAGGGCAGCAGTGGGTGCCATGGGACCTCTTCATGTCTTTGGGCTCCTTCATGACACGACAGACAGGGGCTGTTTGGGAACTGGGGTTGTCTGCAATATATCTGTACCCTGGCCACCTCACAGCTCCTGTCACTGAGGACACTGGCTCCTGCGCTGCCCACAGATGCTGCTGTGGGCGGCAGCATCTCAACACAAATAATGATATGTGCCCTGCTAATTAGTTCAGGGccctgcttgttttttttttatctctttactgcattttttaaaagtaagattCATATGCAATATTGTAATCTCTAGACATTTAGATTAGCAAACCATGTTTGCATCTCTGTGGGAATAGATGGCTTTTGGATTTGCAGGATTGACCTACATTATGTGTTTTTCCAAGCATAAAGTGAGCTTATAGTTTGAGGTCAGCTGTTTGCATGTTTAGTCAGGCATCAAGAAATGCCAGATACCTAAATCAGAATGCATTATcttgtaaaaataaaatctggggATCACAGCCATAGATACTCCTTTGGGGAAAGAATTTGTTTTGATGGTGTTTGTTGCCCTTAATTTGTACCATGATATAAGAAATAGGGTTAAATGTAATGATAATCCATGGTACCGTAAAGCTGCAAGAAGCAATAACAACAGCAACCTGTAAATTTCTATCGATGCACCAGTTAGTTTCaaaatcatcatcatcttctccaAATGGATTAATAAGTTGTTCAGCAACCTGAAAGGAAAATGAGATAGTGAATAGAGGTTGGCATGCCATGTCAGGACCACTGCTGCAGAGAAAATAGGAtctgatttttctctctctccctgcctgTCACTTGCAATCATAGCATGAGCTCCTGTCTGATGATTTTGCCAGCCCAACGAAGGAACAGCTTGCTTTCCCTATAGATTCATACCTTGCTGCCTTGTTGATGCTGTCAATCATGATTGTCTGTGCTGGCCTACTGGGAACGGAGACATGTCTGGGCCACGGTAATTGTCACATAAGATAGTCATTACCTTTCCTTACTGTTGTCTTGGGCTGATTTAAATGAATGGTTTAGCAACTAGGGGCTCTGTTATTGCATTGGTGTCTATGATACTCCACCAGGCCATTCCTGAGCCCTGCAACTGGAGTCTGCCAGAGGGAGCACAGCTCATCCCTCCAGCTCAGTCCTCAGCCCCTGCTTCTGATGCTGATGGCATCCGTCTGCAGGTTTTCAGGAAAAGCAGCCCACCAAAAGACTTGACTCAAGTGGATGCTGTGCATCATGCTAGCCAAAGCCAAGAGACAGGATCTGAGTTTGTTCTTTAATGAagcttgctgttttgtttttctgtacatGAAGTGATTAAAGCTGCAGGGCAGAAGCCCATTCTGTGGAGGAAACAACTAAACAGTGAGCTCAGGCACCTTTGTGGTGAGGCACCTTAATCTGGGAAAGGAAATCTCTCTGGCTGCCCATAGCCTCATCCAGTCCTGCTCCCTccaaaggaataaataaataaatggaaaaacaacCAGAGACTTCTCTACCCCTGACATCCTCTCCCCTTCAtgcttttctccttctgtttGTCTTCTTAAACCCTGGTTTTTAAGCTGATCATGCTCTTGCTGACCCTACCAAGCCTTCCCACTGGTCACCAGGGTCATGCACAGGAGCAGTGGCCAGGTCCTTGGTTTGACATGGATATGGGTAAAGCAACTGTATGATTAAACAGCTCTGCTCATAAACCTAGCTATGGACAGCTGACTTGTAATAGTAAGGCAGTCACTCCCTGGCTGTTTATTCCTATGTGCCTCTAGGTTGTACCAGTGGGTAGGCCTTTGCTAACTCTCCTAGGCCAGCACTTCCCAGGTCAGTGGTGGAAGATGATGAATGAGCTGCTGAGCAAACATGACAAAACCCCCACATAAGGCAGAAGGAATGAAAAGGAGAcaggggacacctctgctcacactCATTGGCCTGCCCCATGGCATTAAATTTGGGGTGAGGCTATAGAAGTTCTGCAATAGGAATAAGGCAGAATGCAGAAGCCAGGGAAGATACTGGACCAGATCAGTGTAAACTCAGGGATCACTGCCCAGAAATCTACTGCAATACCTGTCACATGAACTAAAAATGTCagcagggctgggacagagaGAATGGCAGTGGTGGCCTTTTTCTTGGCTGACCTGGTCCTGTGATATAAGATAGGACTTTGTTTTCTGGAAAGTAAAGTAGTACTGGGCAACTAAGCCCTGTATTTGGACAGCCCATGTATCCCTGTAATGAAAATGGAGATTTAGAAGTGTCTCACGTGATGGGAAACTTTGCCCCTGTATTGTAGGTATAACAAACCAGGCCTGAGGCCAAGCAATGAGCTCAGTTTAGCCATCATTTCTGAGGAATTGCCAAGTTACTGGAAGTCAATAGCTGGGGGCCATTTCTGCAGCCTGGCAGCCAAAGCCCAACGCACTCAGCAGGAAACCGGCTGTAACCTTCAAGACAGAAATATCCTGACTCAGGGGCACTGCAGGCTTGGACAAACCTCCGGTCTGAGTGAGCACCGCTGATATTAAATCAGCTTTTTAAAACCACCTCTCCTCCCGTTTATTTTCTTATGCAGAAGGTTTTTCAATTTCAACGGCATCTTGTACCTGCCATAGACAGGAGCTGGCTGGGAGCCCTGAGCCTAACTGGAAGAGATGCTACTGACAGCTTTAGGTGCTAATGAAGGGGCAACCATTCCCCCCTCAGTAGCACCAGCAGGGCAGTCAAGAGAAACAGCGTAGAGTTTTGTAACCCGTTAATAAGAACCTGGAAGACATTGCCTGGAGATAGAGCCCCACATTTCTGCAGGAGCAGTGCacttccccagccctgccagcctgccttCCTCTCTCCTGATCCCTGTGTGGCAATCCGCTTTTCCACCCCAGCCCCCACTCCCAATTTCCTGGGACACAGGACTAGAGGAGCTTGCCCTACAGGCACTTTACTGTCTCCTGTGATCTGCCAGCTCAGTGTGCTGCCCTCTCTATTCTGCTGTTTGGAGTTGGCTGTGGGAAGGGAGCTCTAAAACTGGCCAATTTTGTGCAATTATAACCTAACAGAAAAGCTAGCTCCAATTTTCCAGCCATGATTAATAATCCCGAAGGGAAACCTTAATGCACATGGACTCTAATGTACCAATTTGCTTTTTGTTCAACACTTTTTTCCAGTTAGCCTACCTTGATACTTATTGCAGAGGAGAGGACCACCGTGGGGTATGTGGCTTAATTACTCAACTATAAGACTGATGGCGATACGTTAACTGACCAGACATCAATTGGCTGATGGGTAGCATCCAATTCCTTCTATAACTCTTCTTTTTAATGAACGTTTTTATGTGGCGGGGTTGTAACCAATATTGGCTGTCACTGTTTgatagccctctggaactggagACCTTTAATTGCGTGCGCCTGATGAAGTTAACAGCAGATACTAAAGTCTGGCTTTGATCCTAAGAAGAAAGTATGATTCAGTCcctttcagcctatgtcagggcTGCAGCAATATTTGCCCATCACACAGCAGAGTGGAAGAAAGTGAGGGtttgtagtttctttttttttaacctttcatcTGTCATTTTATAATCCAAGTCCTGGGACCCAATTTTGCTGGAGTAACACTTCCTTAGGGAGATATGGCTGCACTGGTCCTACGAAAATGGTCTCTTTCAGGTTCTCAGCTGTTTCTTACTGTAAGATCTGCCAGGtagaattaaaaatgtatttggatTATGTTTCCTTATAACCACAGGACACTTTGGGCTCAATGCAGCTTTTCTGTAACTCGATTAATCTTTGGTGATTTTACAGTGTGCCACAAATCTGACACTTTGACTTCATCTCTGACACCTTCCCCAGCTTCCTTAGGGAGGTTTCCCCCATGGCCTTTCCAGAAAGCTAGTTTACCTTGAGCCATCCAGCATAGAAGAAGAACTGCAACAGCGTGAAGATTGGAATGTAAAGATCTAAGTCATGTCCCTGATACCCTTGGTCAGTATCCAAAAATTGACGCCCTATCAGGCAGGCAAAGAAAAAAGTATAGACTGCGAGCGTAACAACCTGCAGAGAACAAAACTTCATTGAAATCATGCAATCATACAATCTCATGCATAAGGCAACACATAACCAAAGGCGTCTGGCTGCCTTTCGCCATATAATTTACAAATCTGCAGTGAGATATTGCAAATAGAGAGGCCACAGGAACACTTATAGCCAGGAAGAACACCCAGGAAACATAAAAAGATTTCAGTGCTTCCCTCCCCTTTCCAAAATTACTCAAGGCCTTCAGAAAATTTCCACAATAAATATAACTTAAATAGTTAGCCAGGCATCCATAGTCCTGTGGGAGTCAACAAGTGCTCAACAGCTCACAGGCTCTGGTCAAGTCTATGGATGTCCTGCACCAAACTCCCCTTTTATGGAAACTGTGTTTCAAATATTGTAAAGGATAATGTCTCAGTACCTGGGTATAGACCAGTGGAATTCCAACCCAGTCATAACCAAACAAAAGACTACACCAAGATCGGTACTTGTTCATCtcctacaaggaaaaaaaaaaaaacaaaacaagagaaaaaacaacTCCCAACAAAGTAAAATTGCATCAGATTAAATTCAAAATTATAAATATTGTTTTAGATTCATTTTTGCATATGTAAAAAGATAGATAGAAAGATAAGAAAGTGTAGTGTGCATAAATTGATATAATAATTATATCTTGTACCGTACTGTCATGTTTGAATATTCACTTACTTTATGGAGTTGGAGAATAGCATGTATTTATTCAGAAATTACCTTTTGTTTCTATCTTATCTATGTTTTAGTGATACATGAAAGAGAATATATTATAGCATAAAAAGATGTTCGACCACTTCATGAAATATTCAGGGAGATTATCTTCCCTGAAACTGATACTAAAGTCTTCAAAATGTCAAAttcttctcatttttttcctgcagcaaTGGAACAAGTATAAATTTACAATGATGTCACGATAATTTTTTACTCATCAATTTGTTGCTTCAGTTAATACCTTCTTAGTCATATAAATACAATCCCAGTGATCTGCTGCTGTGTGTGCTTGAATGTATACTGGTACGAAG
Proteins encoded in this region:
- the BEST3 gene encoding bestrophin-3, whose amino-acid sequence is MTVTYSSKVANATFFGFHRLLLKWKGSIYKLLYREFIVFATLYTAISVLYRFFLTGSQKRFFEKLSIYCDKYAEQIPVTFVLGFYVTLVVNRWWNQFVNLPWPDRLMFLISSCVQGRDEYGRLLRRTLMRYVNLTSLLIFRSVSTAVYKRFPTMDHVVGAGFMTRYERKIFDDLKSPHLKYWVPFVWFGNLASKARKEGRIRDSVDLQTLMNEMNKYRSWCSLLFGYDWVGIPLVYTQVVTLAVYTFFFACLIGRQFLDTDQGYQGHDLDLYIPIFTLLQFFFYAGWLKVAEQLINPFGEDDDDFETNWCIDRNLQVAVVIASCSFTVSLLAVDEMHMNLPRMEKDIYWNDSSARPPYTKAAADYCIPSFLGSTIEMGLADTEFLYGEEWPWEEEKHRRQRSVLRRVKRFLSVHEGPSSPSHRRYSRQTSENSVFFPADEKGHIRRLQEMHTRGRHSTSSFKKKHEGVDRSNRLHSSRDLGPITETSRNETQCSDSDISSETIKPVPEVVISEAEEKAPDVLGRPDLQTEHTASMPEEKLQRSLTEANVSLLDHPFFPPEITTYLSSSDVHQSLPTVIGEPKHEPPGSNIAGFITDPERNLQRWSLPSFHSPSTVANADADLPSTDSGTTSQQRTVNDGKNVTSAAAPESFEMQHLWENLDSKETAIVEFSNEKSERKL